A stretch of the Brevundimonas sp. MF30-B genome encodes the following:
- a CDS encoding glycine--tRNA ligase subunit alpha: MTTEPLSFQDLILTLHRYWGDQGCAILQPYDIEVGAGTLHPATVLRALGSKPWKAAYVQPSRRPGDGRYGENPNRLQHYYQYQVILKPNPDDLQDLYLGSLKAIGIDPKLHDIRFVEDDWENPTVGAWGLGWEVWCDGMEVTQFTYFQGVGGIEVDVVSGELTYGLERLAMYVQGVDNVYDLKFNKDGLTYGEVFLENERQQSEANFHGYDVEGLKRRFEDMEAESRRLLGMKGPQGQALVLPAYDQVLKASHLFNLMDARGAIAVAERQSYIGRIRDLCKACALAQVEEERKTA; this comes from the coding sequence GTGACCACCGAACCGCTGTCTTTCCAGGACCTGATCCTGACCCTGCACCGCTACTGGGGCGACCAGGGCTGCGCCATCCTGCAGCCCTATGACATCGAGGTCGGGGCCGGCACGCTGCACCCCGCGACGGTGCTGCGCGCGCTGGGCTCAAAGCCCTGGAAGGCCGCCTATGTGCAGCCCAGCCGCCGCCCCGGCGACGGCCGCTATGGCGAGAACCCCAACCGGCTGCAGCATTATTACCAGTATCAAGTGATCCTGAAGCCGAATCCCGACGATCTTCAGGATCTGTACCTGGGCTCGCTGAAGGCGATCGGCATCGATCCCAAGCTGCACGACATCCGCTTCGTCGAGGACGACTGGGAGAACCCCACGGTGGGCGCCTGGGGCCTGGGCTGGGAGGTCTGGTGCGACGGGATGGAGGTGACGCAGTTCACCTATTTCCAGGGCGTCGGCGGCATCGAGGTCGATGTGGTGTCGGGCGAGCTGACCTACGGGCTGGAGCGCCTGGCCATGTACGTCCAGGGCGTCGACAACGTCTATGACCTGAAGTTCAACAAGGACGGTTTGACCTATGGCGAGGTCTTCCTGGAGAACGAGCGTCAGCAATCGGAAGCCAATTTTCACGGCTATGACGTCGAGGGGCTGAAGCGTCGCTTCGAGGACATGGAGGCCGAGAGCCGCCGTCTGCTGGGCATGAAGGGACCGCAGGGCCAGGCGCTGGTGCTGCCGGCCTATGACCAGGTGCTGAAGGCCTCGCACCTGTTCAACTTGATGGATGCGCGCGGCGCGATCGCCGTGGCCGAACGTCAGAGCTACATCGGCCGCATTCGCGACCTGTGCAAAGCCTGCGCCCTGGCGCAGGTCGAAGAAGAGCGGAAGACCGCCTGA
- the glyS gene encoding glycine--tRNA ligase subunit beta, with product MPQLLIEIFSEEIPARMQAGAARDLERMAGERLKAAGLTWEALTTYAGPRRLTLVIDGLPTATPDREEELKGPKASAPPQALEGFLRKTGLTREQLVERDGVLFAQISSRGQRTKDVLPSMLFSILGNFPWPKSMRWGTGSARWVRPIKRVLFIFDGEIVNFSETNGAQLIESSNVTEGHRFLGSGQPFAVKDFADYRQKLEREFVLLDAADRRLRILEQAKAVCADKGLALVDDDGLLDEVSGLAEWPTPILGDMDPQFLDLPPEVVRLSMKVHQKYFAVRDPACDGLAPHFVVVANVEASDGGKALAAGNSRVLSARLNDARFFWDEDQKVGFDAWNEKLKGVTFHAKLGDMGQRVDRIAALAREIAPLVGADPDQAEQAARLAKADLASGMVGEFPELQGVMGGYYARAEHGDAIADAIRDHYKPQGPNDTVPTAPLTVAVALADKLDTLVGFFAIDEKPTGSKDPFALRRAALGVIRLVLENQIRMPLPGPAVSTFWMLPEDTMLASGTMPAAAIDFISQGDQFRREIYGPVERDMQAFFADRLKVLLRDQGQRHDLVDAVFALGDDDLVRIVRRVEALGAFLETDDGANLLAGYKRASNILRAEAKKGDLPTGMVQTGLPNQPEAETTLAFAVGAARTAVDQALEAEDFAAAMKALSGLRAPVDAFFEGVMVNSDVPAERENRLKLLGQVRDVMGQVADFGQIAG from the coding sequence ATGCCCCAACTGCTCATCGAAATCTTCTCGGAAGAAATCCCCGCGCGCATGCAGGCGGGGGCCGCGCGCGATCTGGAGCGGATGGCGGGCGAACGGCTGAAGGCCGCCGGCCTGACGTGGGAGGCGCTGACGACCTATGCGGGGCCCCGGCGGCTGACGCTGGTCATCGACGGCCTGCCGACCGCGACGCCGGATCGCGAGGAAGAGCTGAAGGGGCCCAAGGCCTCGGCTCCGCCCCAGGCGCTGGAAGGCTTTCTGCGCAAGACCGGCCTGACGCGCGAGCAGCTGGTCGAACGCGACGGCGTCCTGTTCGCCCAGATCAGCAGCCGCGGTCAGCGAACGAAAGACGTGCTCCCGAGCATGCTGTTCAGCATTTTAGGAAACTTTCCTTGGCCCAAGTCCATGCGCTGGGGAACTGGGAGTGCCAGATGGGTTAGGCCCATCAAGCGGGTGCTCTTCATATTTGATGGTGAGATCGTAAACTTCAGCGAGACGAACGGCGCTCAGCTTATCGAGAGCAGCAACGTGACCGAGGGTCACCGCTTCCTAGGGTCGGGCCAGCCGTTCGCGGTCAAGGATTTCGCCGACTATCGCCAGAAGCTGGAGCGCGAGTTCGTGCTGCTGGACGCCGCCGACCGGCGGCTGCGCATTCTGGAGCAGGCCAAGGCGGTCTGCGCCGACAAGGGCCTGGCCCTGGTCGATGACGACGGCCTGCTGGACGAGGTGTCGGGCCTGGCGGAATGGCCGACCCCGATCCTGGGCGACATGGACCCGCAGTTCCTGGACCTGCCGCCCGAGGTGGTGCGCCTGTCGATGAAGGTGCACCAGAAGTATTTCGCCGTGCGCGATCCGGCCTGCGACGGCCTAGCCCCGCATTTCGTCGTGGTGGCCAACGTCGAGGCGTCGGACGGCGGCAAGGCGCTGGCGGCGGGCAATTCGCGCGTGCTGTCGGCCCGCCTGAACGACGCCCGCTTCTTCTGGGACGAGGACCAGAAGGTCGGCTTCGACGCCTGGAACGAAAAGCTGAAGGGCGTGACCTTCCACGCCAAGCTGGGTGACATGGGGCAGCGGGTCGACCGCATCGCCGCCCTGGCCCGCGAGATCGCCCCACTGGTTGGCGCCGACCCGGACCAGGCCGAACAGGCCGCCCGCCTGGCCAAGGCCGACCTGGCCTCAGGCATGGTCGGCGAGTTCCCGGAACTGCAGGGCGTGATGGGCGGCTATTACGCCCGCGCCGAGCATGGCGACGCCATCGCCGACGCCATCCGCGACCACTACAAGCCCCAGGGACCGAACGACACGGTCCCGACCGCGCCCCTGACCGTGGCGGTGGCCCTGGCCGACAAGCTGGACACCCTGGTCGGCTTCTTCGCCATCGACGAGAAGCCGACGGGTTCGAAGGATCCGTTTGCGCTGCGTCGCGCGGCGCTGGGGGTGATCCGGCTGGTGCTGGAGAACCAGATCCGGATGCCGTTGCCGGGTCCGGCAGTTAGCACCTTCTGGATGCTACCCGAGGACACAATGCTTGCCTCTGGCACGATGCCTGCGGCGGCTATCGATTTCATTAGTCAAGGTGACCAGTTCCGGCGGGAGATCTACGGCCCCGTCGAACGTGATATGCAGGCCTTCTTCGCCGACCGCCTGAAGGTCCTCCTGCGCGACCAGGGACAGCGGCACGATCTCGTGGATGCGGTGTTCGCGCTGGGCGACGACGATCTGGTGCGCATCGTGCGGCGGGTCGAGGCGCTGGGGGCGTTCCTGGAGACGGACGACGGGGCCAATTTGCTGGCGGGCTACAAGCGGGCGTCCAACATCCTGCGGGCCGAGGCCAAGAAGGGCGACCTGCCGACCGGCATGGTCCAGACCGGCCTGCCGAACCAGCCCGAGGCCGAAACCACCCTGGCCTTCGCCGTCGGCGCGGCCCGCACGGCGGTGGATCAGGCGCTTGAAGCCGAGGACTTCGCCGCCGCCATGAAGGCCCTGTCGGGGCTGCGCGCGCCGGTCGACGCCTTTTTCGAAGGGGTTATGGTCAACTCCGACGTGCCGGCCGAGCGCGAAAACCGGCTCAAGCTGCTGGGCCAGGTGCGAGACGTGATGGGCCAGGTCGCCGACTTCGGCCAGATCGCTGGCTGA
- a CDS encoding CpaD family pilus assembly protein — protein sequence MNLTRPLALSLALGGVALAGCVSPSAGGQGPEPILPTARYSLQVEPGLDRIALAVHADGLSANQHSHLRGLVERFAASGAPALVIEAPAGADTTASQMAWSTRSALEGLGVPGSMIRVVGYAGPDARSPVLVGFETVRAVVPQCGVEWGNLSRNFDNRSTANFGCAVNANLAAQIANPRDIVEPRGMTSAEAGRRSVVFDNYRQGRATSAPQEQLLSSSGVAQAVQ from the coding sequence ATGAACCTTACACGTCCCCTGGCTCTCAGCCTCGCGCTTGGCGGCGTCGCGCTGGCGGGCTGCGTGTCCCCCTCCGCCGGCGGCCAGGGTCCCGAGCCGATCCTGCCGACGGCCCGGTACAGTCTGCAGGTCGAGCCCGGTCTGGACCGCATCGCGCTCGCCGTACACGCCGACGGACTCTCCGCCAACCAGCACAGCCACCTGCGCGGCCTGGTCGAGCGGTTCGCGGCTTCTGGCGCGCCCGCCCTCGTGATCGAAGCCCCGGCCGGCGCGGACACGACAGCGTCTCAGATGGCCTGGAGCACCCGCAGCGCGCTGGAAGGACTAGGCGTGCCGGGATCGATGATCCGGGTCGTCGGCTATGCTGGACCTGACGCCCGGTCGCCGGTTCTGGTGGGCTTCGAAACGGTGCGCGCCGTCGTGCCTCAGTGCGGCGTGGAATGGGGCAACCTCTCGCGGAATTTCGACAACCGCTCCACCGCCAACTTCGGCTGCGCGGTCAACGCCAACCTAGCTGCGCAGATCGCCAACCCGCGCGACATCGTGGAGCCGCGCGGCATGACCTCCGCCGAGGCCGGGCGCCGCAGCGTGGTCTTCGACAACTACCGCCAGGGCCGCGCGACCTCCGCGCCGCAGGAACAGCTGCTCAGCAGTTCCGGCGTGGCCCAGGCCGTCCAGTAG
- a CDS encoding AAA family ATPase produces the protein MSNAFAPRPTDGFDDEFDLDISFEPDPLTDQPAAPAAAPREPLQFTSPTTGPIPSGADPEPGFNPVGELVAGAAQALQAAPAPAPTGLTLSGLSDHSVEVSVPRIAIHVFAERQDTLASAERAGQDRRLSRATTQIRVGGVPAAIEAYLHEPTPPLIIVECLDDPHTLLAQVDQLAEVCDAGTKVIVIGAANDILLFRELMRRGVSEYLVAPVQPLQLISAIGGLFNDPAQPFVGRTIAFVGARGGAGASAIAHNTAYAISERIGANTVIVDYDLPFGTAGLDFNQDPLAGVADALNQPDRLDATLLDRMMARCTDKLSLFAAPATLDADWDISPDAFDEVTSRIRSTAPFVVLDLPHLWSGWMRKTLVSADEVVIVAAPDLASLRNAKNMIDLIKQARPNDAPPRLVLNQVGVPGRPEIPAKEFGAALGVHPSLVIPFDAKLFGTAANNGQMILDAGAKSKAAEAFQALAQIVSRRELPAIAGPKGAKTSAKPAKAKGQSMFAGLFKKKS, from the coding sequence ATGAGCAACGCCTTCGCCCCGCGACCGACCGACGGATTCGACGACGAGTTCGATCTGGACATCTCGTTCGAGCCGGATCCCCTGACGGATCAGCCGGCGGCCCCGGCCGCAGCGCCGCGCGAGCCGTTGCAGTTCACCTCTCCGACGACGGGCCCGATCCCGTCGGGAGCCGATCCGGAGCCGGGCTTCAATCCGGTCGGCGAACTGGTCGCCGGCGCCGCCCAGGCGCTGCAGGCCGCGCCGGCGCCGGCCCCCACCGGACTGACCCTGTCTGGGCTGAGCGATCATTCGGTGGAGGTCTCGGTCCCGCGGATCGCCATCCATGTCTTCGCCGAGCGGCAGGACACCCTGGCCTCGGCCGAGCGCGCCGGTCAGGACCGTCGCCTGTCGCGCGCCACGACCCAGATCCGCGTCGGCGGCGTGCCGGCCGCGATCGAGGCCTATCTGCACGAGCCCACCCCGCCGCTGATCATCGTCGAATGTCTCGATGACCCGCACACGCTGCTGGCTCAGGTCGATCAGTTGGCCGAAGTCTGCGACGCAGGCACGAAGGTCATCGTCATCGGCGCCGCCAACGACATCCTTCTGTTCCGCGAGCTGATGCGCCGGGGCGTAAGCGAATACCTGGTCGCGCCGGTCCAGCCGCTGCAGCTGATTTCGGCCATCGGCGGCCTGTTCAACGACCCGGCCCAGCCCTTCGTCGGCCGCACCATCGCCTTCGTCGGCGCACGCGGCGGCGCCGGAGCCTCGGCCATCGCCCACAACACCGCCTACGCCATCTCCGAGCGGATCGGCGCTAATACGGTCATCGTCGACTACGACCTGCCGTTCGGCACCGCCGGCCTGGACTTCAACCAGGACCCGCTGGCCGGCGTGGCCGACGCCCTGAACCAGCCCGACCGCCTGGACGCGACCCTGCTGGACCGCATGATGGCGCGCTGCACCGACAAGCTGAGCCTGTTCGCCGCCCCGGCGACGCTGGACGCCGACTGGGACATCTCGCCGGACGCCTTCGACGAGGTGACCAGCCGCATTCGCTCCACGGCGCCCTTCGTGGTGCTGGACCTGCCGCACCTGTGGTCGGGGTGGATGCGCAAGACCCTGGTCTCGGCCGACGAGGTGGTCATCGTGGCGGCGCCCGATCTGGCCTCGCTGCGCAACGCCAAGAACATGATCGACCTGATCAAGCAGGCCCGCCCCAACGATGCGCCCCCGCGTCTGGTGCTGAACCAGGTCGGCGTGCCGGGCCGCCCTGAGATCCCGGCCAAGGAGTTCGGCGCCGCCCTGGGCGTGCACCCCTCCCTGGTCATTCCGTTCGACGCCAAGCTGTTCGGCACTGCGGCCAACAACGGCCAGATGATCCTGGACGCGGGCGCCAAGTCCAAGGCCGCAGAGGCCTTTCAGGCGCTGGCCCAGATCGTCAGCCGTCGCGAGCTTCCAGCCATCGCGGGGCCGAAGGGCGCCAAGACCTCGGCCAAGCCCGCCAAGGCCAAAGGCCAGTCGATGTTCGCCGGTTTGTTCAAGAAGAAGAGCTGA
- a CDS encoding prepilin peptidase: MDTVTLILLSILPALTIVAGLHDLTTMKIPNWISLALLAGFFPAALAAGLDGWSLAGHLGVAAGALVLGAGLFALNWIGGGDAKLMAAASLWMGLTGSLFFLAYTAMIGGLFCLILMSARAYAPRYVHAGTPGWIAQLMRPKGDIPYGVAIAAGVLLAFPSSPLVQLFTGA; this comes from the coding sequence ATGGACACCGTCACCCTCATCCTGCTGTCGATCCTTCCGGCCCTGACGATCGTCGCGGGCCTGCACGACCTGACGACGATGAAGATACCCAACTGGATTTCGCTGGCCCTGCTGGCGGGGTTCTTTCCGGCCGCCCTGGCGGCAGGCCTGGATGGGTGGAGCCTGGCGGGCCATCTGGGGGTGGCGGCCGGGGCGCTCGTGCTGGGCGCCGGTCTTTTCGCCCTGAACTGGATCGGCGGCGGCGACGCCAAGCTGATGGCGGCGGCCAGTCTCTGGATGGGCCTGACCGGCAGTCTGTTCTTCCTGGCTTACACGGCCATGATCGGCGGACTGTTCTGCCTGATCCTGATGTCCGCGCGAGCCTATGCGCCTCGCTATGTGCACGCGGGCACGCCGGGCTGGATCGCGCAGCTGATGCGGCCCAAGGGCGACATTCCCTATGGCGTGGCCATCGCCGCAGGGGTTCTGCTGGCCTTTCCAAGCTCGCCGCTGGTCCAGCTGTTCACCGGCGCCTGA
- a CDS encoding type II and III secretion system protein family protein, giving the protein MNRLIAAACAALIATGGLAPAPTAAMAQSRSVATGAAPQMVNLPRGSSMAVDLPTDARDTIISNPQVAEALQHSARRVTIIGLQPGESDAVFLDAAGRTILSLRIRVDAGVGALQDTLARVVPGSEIRAEAVNDSIILTGRASSPGEAERAAQVARAFVSSPEKVLNMISLAGSDQVTLKVRIVEVQRSAVKQLGFDTRAVLGRIDGAQFLFGQAATFGVNGGLLGGATTGWLDDTTTNFQQMRPCGPPFPADAMCPFVVRGPQDSSNFDTAQPGTGPGSDGLNKGEATLKAFERVGLVRTLAEPNLTSVNGENASFLAGGEVPVPSGRDRDGQVQVTYKPYGISLAFRPIVLSEGRISLQITAEVSELSNQGALTIGAGTTSPITLAAFNTRRVSNTVEMPSGGSMMIAGLLQEQTRQSIDALPGLMSVPVLGALFRSRDYLNGETELVVIVEPYIVSPTTPGRMQTPADGLRIANDAQTLLFGQLNQVYGSPAPAARPGGGWQGPVGYVIE; this is encoded by the coding sequence ATGAATCGGCTTATCGCTGCCGCCTGCGCGGCGCTGATCGCCACGGGAGGCCTTGCGCCCGCGCCCACTGCGGCGATGGCCCAGAGCCGGTCCGTGGCCACCGGGGCCGCGCCCCAGATGGTCAACCTGCCGCGCGGCAGCTCGATGGCGGTGGATCTGCCGACCGACGCGCGCGACACCATCATCTCCAATCCGCAGGTCGCAGAGGCGCTGCAGCATTCGGCGCGGCGCGTCACGATCATCGGCCTGCAGCCGGGCGAGAGCGACGCGGTGTTCCTGGATGCGGCCGGCCGCACCATCCTGTCGCTGCGCATCCGGGTGGACGCGGGGGTGGGCGCGCTTCAAGACACCCTGGCGCGCGTGGTGCCCGGCTCTGAGATCCGCGCCGAGGCCGTCAATGACAGCATCATCCTGACAGGCCGGGCCTCCAGCCCCGGCGAAGCGGAGCGCGCCGCGCAGGTGGCCCGCGCCTTCGTGTCGTCGCCCGAGAAGGTTCTGAACATGATCTCGCTGGCGGGATCGGACCAGGTGACGCTCAAGGTCCGCATCGTCGAGGTGCAGCGCAGCGCGGTGAAGCAGCTGGGCTTCGACACCCGGGCGGTTCTGGGCCGGATCGACGGGGCGCAGTTCCTTTTCGGCCAGGCCGCGACCTTCGGCGTGAACGGCGGACTTCTAGGCGGCGCCACTACGGGCTGGCTGGACGACACGACCACCAATTTTCAACAGATGCGCCCCTGCGGCCCGCCCTTCCCCGCCGACGCCATGTGCCCGTTCGTCGTCCGCGGACCTCAGGACTCGAGCAACTTCGACACGGCCCAACCGGGAACCGGTCCGGGCTCGGACGGTCTGAACAAGGGCGAGGCCACGCTCAAGGCGTTCGAACGCGTCGGCCTGGTGCGGACGCTGGCCGAACCCAACCTGACGTCGGTCAACGGCGAGAACGCCAGCTTCCTGGCGGGCGGCGAGGTGCCTGTCCCGTCCGGCCGCGATCGCGACGGCCAGGTGCAGGTCACCTACAAGCCTTACGGCATCAGCCTGGCCTTCCGACCGATCGTCCTTTCCGAAGGCCGCATCTCGCTGCAGATCACAGCCGAGGTCTCGGAGCTCTCGAACCAGGGCGCCCTCACGATCGGCGCCGGCACGACCAGCCCCATCACCCTGGCGGCGTTCAACACGCGGCGCGTCTCCAACACCGTCGAAATGCCCTCCGGCGGTTCGATGATGATCGCGGGCCTGTTGCAGGAGCAGACTCGCCAGTCGATCGACGCCCTGCCCGGGCTGATGTCCGTGCCGGTGCTGGGCGCCCTGTTCCGCTCGCGCGACTATCTGAACGGCGAGACCGAACTGGTCGTCATCGTCGAGCCCTACATCGTATCGCCGACCACGCCCGGTCGGATGCAGACTCCCGCGGACGGCCTGCGCATCGCCAATGACGCCCAGACCCTCCTCTTTGGCCAACTGAACCAGGTCTATGGCTCGCCCGCTCCCGCCGCCCGTCCCGGCGGCGGCTGGCAGGGGCCCGTGGGCTATGTGATCGAGTGA
- a CDS encoding Flp family type IVb pilin, which translates to MTKFISRFAKDESGATAIEYGLIAALIAVVIISAVTALGGTIKEKFNAVVTGMGGEAGE; encoded by the coding sequence ATGACCAAGTTCATCTCGCGCTTCGCCAAAGACGAATCGGGCGCCACCGCCATCGAGTACGGCCTGATCGCCGCTCTGATCGCTGTCGTCATCATCTCGGCCGTGACCGCTCTGGGCGGCACGATCAAAGAGAAGTTCAACGCCGTCGTGACCGGCATGGGCGGCGAAGCCGGCGAGTAA
- the cpaB gene encoding Flp pilus assembly protein CpaB, with protein MKPARIVVVCIAAVSAIGLALVVRAMGSSGEPVAVATAAVDTRPRANVLVAARDLAPGARLAEADMTWKEWVVADINPAYITDGAAPLDENAAAEPAKPEGAVARVARAAAEINSPGAKGDYVGAVVRESILAGEPIVARKIVRAGDSGYMAAYLEPGMRAIAVRVSVETAAGGFILPGDRVDVLLTREMRLADVAGDQSGRSRFSSATVMQNIKVLAIDQTTRAGDDQQAVVGATATLEVGPRDAEALALAKSEGELSLLLRSYADTSGPSGQVNAQKTQSSAVRVYRGGAPDVVVVQ; from the coding sequence ATGAAGCCCGCTCGCATCGTCGTCGTCTGCATCGCCGCCGTTTCCGCCATAGGCCTGGCCTTGGTGGTGCGCGCCATGGGATCGTCCGGCGAGCCCGTCGCCGTGGCCACGGCGGCGGTCGACACCCGCCCGCGCGCCAACGTCCTGGTCGCAGCGCGCGACCTGGCGCCCGGGGCGCGGCTGGCCGAAGCCGACATGACCTGGAAGGAATGGGTCGTGGCCGACATCAATCCGGCCTACATCACCGACGGCGCCGCGCCTCTGGACGAAAACGCCGCCGCCGAGCCGGCCAAGCCCGAAGGCGCGGTCGCCCGCGTGGCGCGCGCCGCGGCCGAGATCAACTCTCCGGGCGCCAAGGGCGACTATGTCGGAGCCGTGGTGCGGGAAAGCATCCTGGCCGGCGAGCCCATTGTCGCGCGCAAGATCGTGAGGGCAGGGGACAGCGGCTACATGGCCGCCTATCTCGAGCCCGGCATGCGGGCCATCGCCGTGCGGGTCTCGGTCGAGACCGCCGCCGGCGGCTTCATCCTGCCCGGCGATCGTGTCGATGTGCTGCTGACACGCGAAATGCGCCTGGCGGACGTCGCCGGCGATCAGTCCGGCCGGAGCCGGTTCTCCTCTGCGACCGTGATGCAGAACATCAAGGTGCTGGCCATCGACCAGACCACGCGCGCCGGGGACGACCAGCAGGCGGTGGTCGGCGCGACCGCCACTCTCGAAGTGGGACCGCGAGACGCCGAAGCCCTGGCCCTGGCCAAGTCCGAGGGGGAGCTGTCGCTCCTGCTGCGCTCGTACGCGGACACCTCGGGTCCTTCCGGCCAGGTCAACGCCCAGAAAACCCAAAGCTCGGCCGTCCGCGTCTATCGCGGCGGCGCGCCTGACGTCGTGGTGGTCCAATGA
- a CDS encoding CpaF family protein produces MFGKRTGTVEGGVATAPRPASAPAPDPAEAFDKAAAAQPFGPSGASPSAQPGTEAKPDRLDALASRPKPQAAPAQPSGPGPKATPGLEQLKKAQQVAEIVREQSDYYHATKTTIFNALMNTIDLAQLAQLDQKTASEEIRDIVAELVAIKNVSMSVAEQEHLVQDIVNDVLGYGPLEPLLARDDIADIMVNGAGRVFIEVGGKVQLTNIRFRDNGQLMNICQRIVSQVGRRVDESSPICDARLADGSRVNVIAPPLAIDGPTLTIRKFKKDKLTMKNLVEYASISPEGARVLGVIGASRCNLVISGGTGSGKTTLLNTLTAFIDPTERVITCEDAAELQLQQPHVVRLETRPPNLEGQGQITMRDLVKNCLRMRPERIIVGEVRGPEAFDLLQAMNTGHDGSMGTLHANSPREAISRMESMITMGGYGLPSKTIREMIVGSVDVIVQAARLRDGSRRITHITEVVGLEGDVIVTQDLFLYEITGEDANGKIIGRHRSTGIARPRFWDRARYYGLERELAEALDAAE; encoded by the coding sequence GTGTTCGGAAAGCGCACAGGAACGGTCGAAGGCGGCGTGGCGACGGCGCCCCGGCCAGCCAGCGCGCCTGCCCCCGATCCGGCCGAAGCCTTCGACAAGGCCGCCGCCGCCCAGCCTTTCGGCCCCAGCGGCGCCTCGCCCAGCGCCCAGCCGGGAACAGAGGCCAAGCCTGACCGGCTGGACGCCCTGGCGTCGCGGCCCAAGCCGCAGGCCGCCCCGGCCCAGCCCTCGGGCCCCGGCCCCAAGGCCACGCCCGGCCTGGAGCAGCTGAAGAAGGCTCAGCAGGTCGCCGAGATCGTGCGTGAGCAGTCGGACTATTATCACGCCACGAAGACCACGATCTTCAACGCGTTGATGAACACCATCGACCTGGCCCAACTGGCGCAGCTGGATCAGAAGACGGCGTCGGAAGAGATCCGCGACATCGTCGCCGAGCTGGTGGCGATCAAGAACGTCTCCATGTCGGTCGCCGAGCAGGAGCATCTGGTCCAGGACATCGTCAACGACGTCTTGGGCTACGGCCCGCTCGAGCCCCTGCTGGCGCGCGACGACATCGCCGACATCATGGTCAATGGCGCCGGGCGGGTGTTCATCGAGGTCGGCGGCAAGGTCCAGCTGACCAACATCCGCTTCCGCGACAACGGCCAGTTGATGAACATCTGCCAGCGGATCGTGAGCCAGGTCGGCCGCCGCGTGGACGAAAGCTCGCCGATCTGCGACGCCCGTCTGGCGGACGGTTCGCGCGTCAACGTCATCGCCCCGCCGCTGGCGATCGACGGCCCGACGCTGACGATCCGGAAATTCAAGAAAGACAAGCTGACGATGAAGAATCTGGTGGAGTACGCCTCCATCAGCCCCGAGGGCGCGCGCGTCCTGGGCGTCATCGGCGCCTCGCGATGCAATCTCGTCATCTCGGGCGGCACCGGCTCGGGCAAGACCACCCTGCTGAACACCCTGACGGCCTTCATCGACCCGACCGAGCGCGTCATCACCTGCGAGGACGCCGCCGAGCTGCAGCTGCAGCAGCCGCACGTGGTTCGTCTGGAGACTCGGCCGCCGAACCTGGAAGGTCAGGGCCAGATCACCATGCGCGATCTGGTCAAGAACTGTCTGCGGATGCGTCCCGAGCGGATCATCGTCGGCGAGGTGCGCGGCCCAGAGGCCTTCGACCTGCTGCAGGCCATGAACACCGGCCACGACGGCTCGATGGGCACGCTGCACGCCAACAGTCCGCGCGAAGCCATCAGCCGGATGGAGTCGATGATCACCATGGGCGGCTACGGCCTGCCGTCCAAGACCATCCGCGAGATGATCGTCGGTTCGGTCGACGTCATCGTCCAGGCCGCGCGCTTGCGCGACGGCTCGCGCCGCATCACCCACATCACAGAGGTGGTGGGTCTGGAAGGCGATGTGATCGTGACCCAGGATCTGTTCCTGTACGAAATCACCGGCGAGGACGCGAACGGCAAGATCATC